The sequence CTCAAAGTTAAGCCGGTGTTCCCAGTTATTCTTTGTCTTTTCCTCGAATCTgtcgacacacacagacacggttCAGACGGGCACTGAAGCGCGGAGAAGCGACGTGAAGGAATCAGCCTTTATTCAGCAGTATCTCACTTTTTCTTGAAGAAGTCTTTGGCCTTGTTCAGGTCTCCTCCGCAGGctgtcaagctgctctggcccGATTTACCAACTAACCAGGTAGAGGAACAGGGATCAGTAACCAGGTAAAGCAACTAACTAGGTAGAGGAACAGGGATCAGTCATCAGGTAAAGCAACTAACCAGGTAGAGGAACAGGGATCAGTAACCAGGTAAAGCAACTAACTAGGTAGAGGAACAGGGATCAGTCATCAGGTAAAGCAACTAACCAAGTAGAGGAACAGGGATCAGTAACCAGGTAAAGCAACTAACCAAGTACCTGATGTAAAGTCCTTATTTCTGAATGATATGGCTGACCCGAAGGCAGTATTTCAAGCTCTGGATAATCGTTAAAATTCCCAAAAAATTATCGTTCAGTTTCCTCACAATTAGGGAATATTTAAATTTGAAATCGAATGAACGAAAAAGGGAAGAAATAGTTATTCATAGTGCCGGCTACGGAAACCAATGCTGCAGAATCACGTTTTTATCCATGCACGACCTATCGTCCTAATGACCTGATACACGACATGACATTTTGATACCTGAATGAGTGTTGAATCATGCAGGACATTTCAGTGCATTTCTTTTAGACGCACCTGGCCAATACAACTCTTGAATCTTGAAGCTGACATAACATCTTGATTTATGAATGAATGTTGAATCATGAACGACCTAACATCTTGATTTATGAATGAATGTTGAATCATGCACGACCTAACATCTTGATTTATGAATGAATGTTGAATCATGCACGACCTAACATCTTGATTTATGAATGAATGTTGAATCATGAACGACCTAACATCTTGATTTATGAATGAATGTTGAATCATGCATGATGCAGCCTGCTGAGGTCTGAGCGGGAGCGTTGAGCTCATGAAGTTCACCTCTGCCCCATCTCAGCCACACGCTATAGCTCTTGGAGCTGTCGTCTTCTAGCAGCTGGAGTAGGTAgtacttgttgttgttgaactGCAGGTTTgtctggaaataaaaaaaaacttgcatAAGCCGGCGATTGGCATTGTTCAATAAGGCATGCATAATGCATGCATTGATGCACATCTTGAGCTTCATTACTTTATCTGCCGGGAAACCCGGCCTTGCATAAACATAAACAACCACATGAAGGAccatacaaaacaaaatgaatggCTATTGGTTTCCAAATACCCAATATTAAACCAAACTATgttacaaatatattttttaagataTAAAATTCGGGATGAGTTTGATCTCTTAAACTAAAGTTTTTTTGAGAAGTATGTCAAAATATAATCTCTATTGGTTTTGAGTTTATCTCATACAATGTAGCTTCAACTCCTACCTGATTTAGCATGACGTCATAGACGTCCTCCCTTTCACTGTAAACATGGGCCtgaaagaaagagatggagagtaaTTGCTTACTTCAAACGGAACAGTACAATTATGCTTTTTGGCTGCATGTAAAGTAATAtctgaaagaaataaaaacaaaataattcagATGCACTTATTGGCATGTTATAAATTGGGTGACCCagtgccacacacatacatgaagcTAATTTTAGCAACTGTACCAGCGAAACAAGGCTAGTACAAAAGAGATCACATCCCAAATGTAAGATAAACCAATGCAACCactccttactgtaccgacagcaataaatagtttctcttctgacaaatggtcTTATCGTAAGTCGCCTTGGATAAAAGAGTTTAAAAGACTTTGGATAAAATAGTCTGCTaagtgccctaaatgtaaaccaTTCGTCGGTCATTCGACATGTCTACCAAGTACAAAGAACACGGTCATTTTGTGATGATGTGCCGGCCGTGAACACGTTACAGTACCTTGCCCAGCTTGGCCTTACACTCAGAGTCCACTGGAGCCTTCCCCTTCATGATCACGGTCTTTACCACCTCTGGGAACAGCGTTACATTACAGGGTTAGTAGGATTCACAGTATGGGAGCATTCTGTAATGTACCTATTGCCAAATAAAGATGCAGCCTAATTATAATAAACTCCCAAAAGGATGTAACCTTTTTTACTTTAATATTAGTTTGTTTAATAAGCCCTTTGTAATGTACTTTGTAATGGCGTTTCTTCGTAATGAAATGGTACTTTCAAAGTACTTTGTAATGGCATTTATATTTCCACTGTTGATGTGTTAGAACAAAAGGTCTGTGCAAGCCCCTTGTAGCCTCAAGTCGTTTGAAACAGCAAAGTCCATGGCTAGACTCGGGTGCTCAGCAGCCATGCAAACAAAAACGACCTTACAGCGCGCTGCTAGTTCTCCGGACTGTTGCAGTGAAACGCTGCAGATCAGCTGTGTCATACGGTCGTGGGAATCCGGGTAGGAATGACCGGCCCGGATGGCCAATAGAATGCGCCGTTATCTCTGATATGGTCATAGTGGGAGTGTTTGTGGACGGTAGCGGGTTTGTCTCGACTCTGGGGCTGCCCACCTAGTTCACATCGACTCAtgggtagggctgctcgattatgggaaaaatcataatcatgattactttggtcaatattgaaatcatgattattctaacgattatttttgggTTTGAAAAAATGTTGTAactatttattcagcatgtctctcccaaaaacacttggtaactgagaactttgaatttTCGCcttaaaaatacacaaaatggtaaaaaaggaaaaaacatttttttaaatatggcgATCAACATTCGATTAATCGGCCAGCCCTGGTCACGGGTGTGCACAGTTTAAGCCAGCCGTCTCTCAACACCCTCAGGAAGAGTTTTCCTCGATGCCAACATGGAACTCCAGGCCAAGCATCATTATCAACAAACCGGTCTTTCTACATCCCCACCCCGACTCCTTTGTTTGGGGGAATACAGTGAAAGTAACCTAGGTGCAGTGTGGCAGCCACCCACGTGGTGTGTAGCACATGCATCGCTAGTCATcgctagagacacacacacacacacacacacacacacacacacacacagttcgcAAGAGTTCCGTGCACACCTACGTCACACATGGATACATTTCTGGGCCTACAAAAGGATGCACATCACAGCACATGGAACTGCCACAAATACTTCCTCTTCCCATTATGttgaacgaacacacacacacacacacacgcacgcacgcacgcacgcacgcacacgcacacacacacacacacacacacacacacacaccttatattGCAAGTTAACTTGGACTCTGATGGCGGGCGAAAACAATGTCTCCATTGACGGTCACTTCCCTCACCCTTTTTTCTGATTCTCAATGGCTCAAATTTGAGACAGCATATTGACCATTGTGAATAAGCAATGAAAACATCCTCTGGAGAGTTAATGCTTGTTTTAGATGTTAATTTACCAGTACTCGTCGCTTCGTCTTTGGGCTTTTGGACTTTTGCCTGGCTCTTGGCCTGGCCCCTCCTCTTCTTAGGAgctggctcctcctctagtTCCTCCTTTGGTTCCTCCTTTGGTTCCACCTTTGGTTCCACTTTAACTTGTTCCGCTCCTTCAGCCGGCCCAACCGGGGCTCCATCTCCACTCGCAGGCTCTGGATGGTAAAGATAAACAACCACGGATAAATAATAAAGATAACGACAAAGTTGGTGGAAAAAAATCTGCATAGGTACAGGATGATGCTGCcatgctcagacacacacctgaTTTCACCATCTGAGAGCGTATTTTTCTTTTGTACTTGGTGGCGGGGTTAATTTGAACCATCTTCTTCAGGTCGACGTCATAGGCTGTCCCCGCGGCGCCCAACGTGATGGTGACGGAGGCGTCCCCGGAGGACACGGCGGAGTCCAGTATGGCAGATGTCGAAGGAGGGTACAGTTCCCATTGGCCCTCGTCCCCTTGCCATTGCCACACTGACATGGTGGTGGGAGAAACCATGTTTATTTCTCATATTAGAAATGTTTATTTGGAAGACTAGCGGCATATTTAAGGGTTGGGGCTGAGGCTGCAACCTGACATATTTTTCCCGTTACTATTTTACCGGACTGAATCTCATTGCTCTTTTGAAACTACTTTCTAGGGTCGACCGTCGTGTCGTATCTTAAATAAACAAATCCATATTTAAAAAGTTGTTTCTTGTCTCGCTTCGTCCATCCGTGGTCCATGGATGTGGTTTGAGGCAAGAACTACAAGCATGGCCGGACTCTGCACTACAAACATGGCCGGACGCTGCACCGCAGCGATGAGTCCGGACATGTTCAGAGTGCTGCGTTATACCCGAAACAATTAGTTTATTTCGAAACGTTTCTTGAAATAACTATACATGCATAAAGGTACATTTTTATATCCAATTCGACTTAGGAAATTTCGGCTGCGGCCTCAGAATTGGAGCCTGTCTCGTAGTAACGTACATCGATACCAAGCGAAGGGGCACATATcgttgacacaaacacacaatatacaaaCTACAATATAACAACTGTAAACATGTGATCGACGTCATCTCGTTGGATGTCATTATTAGCCGTACATTGCAATGCTACCAACAAATACGAGTGGCAAGACGCCCAGGACATTCCCTTGTTTTACTTTCAACTAGCTTCCCAGCGGTGGATTCACCGCGAATAAACACTAACCTTTTGTGCCCAGAACATCTCCGTTCGTCTGATCATTTACGGTTTTGCTCCTAGATGCTCGTGTGTGCCTCAtggtttataaaaaaaacgacaCAATGCCGCGGCTGTAAAGGTGGTGCTGCTGAAAGGTGGGCGCGGGAAACTAAACTCACGACGTAAACACTAGTCTTCTCTCCGCACGGGACCGAGGCGCCTGGGTACCGGGTTGTAGACCCGTGCTTCTCATTGGTCGACATTTCGTGGTCCTCGTTGGCATCGTCATGTTCTGTAGATGAGGATACTTTTGGTGTAGTATTTGCAGGGAAAAACCGAAAGTGACGTTCAAAATGTTGCTTTTCTGAAAATAAATCCTTATGTTACTTTATCGGAAATATATGAAACTTAAGAAATAATTCAATTTGCCGGAATTTATTTTACCAGGTGGGATTGATCGTTTTAGAATAATCATTTTACAACTTGACCTTCTCACTATATGGACGGCGCTCATGTCTATCGTTCGACCATTTATTTCGGACATATGAGGTCCTTATATAAATATGTTCTTATGTAAATATGACTGCAAAGGAGCATCCATCTCTGTCAATGGGTTTTTGTTTGCTCACTCTTTGCATATGAGGACGACCGATAGTCATCGTCTAGCTGTTTGCAAAACGTCTACAGCGGTTTATTATGTGAATGATGGCCCCATACGCTATGTGGATAGGAGGACCATCTGTACTGAGATTAAAGCACACTCATCTGTCTTATATGTGTAACGCTCTTTGTTAAAATAAGCCTATTACTTGTTGGTGTGTATTTTCGTCTACATCTTCCTCATACTACTTTCATCCTCGTTTTCCTAGTTGGAGCAGCTGTGGCAGCGTTGAATACAAGCGTCACAAGATGGTTGTGTACTGGGATGAATCCACCGTGGGAGGTCGCTGCTGTAGCTTGTTCTAATTTGAAGTACATGAAgaagaaatgtttttttcagtaaAGGGGTGTACACACCAAAAGTTCCTCAACAACTGAACAattttaaataatacatttagctCAAAGTTTATTTGAAATAAGTAGCCAAAAATCACGAAAGTCCTCCGTTTGTTTTCCATGTGGCCATCAGCATCGCCCTCGCCAAACGTTCCTCCTCGCGTAGTAGTCGGATTTATTTTGGAGTCGTACCGTATATGACCCAATGGTGCACATGGAGGTGGACGTGAATGGATTATGAAGTCGTGCAATATTTATTTACGCCATAGTTAAGGGTCGAAGAGCAGGCTAATTTATATAATAACAGTTTGAAATATGGCGTCTACCACTCATGTGGCCATCGTCATATGTCAAAAGACATCAGCCTTGAGGATCATATGCCGGGTGAGTCTATTCGTCGGTGTCATTGAACAATTAGAGAGGTTAGCCACCTATGTATACGTTTAATCAACGGTGGTGGTGAAATTAATTTGGTACCAGTGGCttatttattatgtattatttcCAGAGAATGTCTTCAGCAGTACATCCTCAAACGCAAGTAGACTTTCTGAATGGAGCGCCTCATAGGAAGCACCCAGGTGTAACCAACTTGAAAACACTACGCTTACCCGAGCAACTACAAAGGGCTGCACAATCAATTGTTCTTGGTAGGTGGTGTTtcgtttatttttattaacTTAGATTTGCTTTCATCACACTATACTATCTATGCACAGTCTCTTACTATACATTATCTATCACAACAGTTTCACTGTGTATGATCTAATTTATAATGTTAATATTACTTTCAATATGTCTGCATTAAAAATAGTAATATGTTAATGGTAAATAGTACATTTTCAAAATGTGTCTATTTTGATAGTATATCATATGATAAATGGCAACATATTACTATTGTACACTCATCTGTTTGTTATTGATTTATTGTAGAGATTATTCTCACCTAAATGTCCACGACAATTCAAATATAAAAAACCTATTGCCTTGAAAGTTCGTTTTTTCAGTAGTTCTACTCAACTCCAGGTGCTCAGATCAAAGGACTGTCTGATCGAGCTCAGAGTCTCACACAGTATCTCTGGAGCAGGAAAAGGCCAGTGGAGGACCTGAATCTGAGGAAGAGAGCCAAAAGCCTGGAGAAGCTTGTCTTGGAGAAcgcaaaggagaggagagaaggtgaCGAACAGGAAAAATGTAATCTCTCCAGTGGATGAGAGCTTGTTTGTGTACATTTCCCTTATAGTCCTATCTAAAATATATGTGCTTAACATTTTAGCTATCGACGGTGATTACGTTAAGATGAAAGTGCTGTCTGAACTCAAAAGGACAACATACAACTGGACCCCTGTGAGGTAACCAGTGATGTCCGTGTGGGGGGATATTCACATACTTTGTCATGCTGGTGTAACTTGTCTATGGAAAAGTATTACGCAATTTTTTTAAAAgattttttcttaaaaatgttttacgtcccggcacttaatgtacgcacttattgaatgttgttgttattcatagtacttaattgagTAGCATCttcagtagctgctatcactgctgtacacggggaatgggttaacctagcgattgttagtacttgtacttggttctatgaacatctttactgtactgacagcaatatattgtttcacttcttatcacaaatgcacttattgtaagtggctttggataaaagcgtcggctaaatgccttgaatgtaatgtaatgtaatccaTTGGGACTGCAGTGAAACACCTCTGCCTCCTGCCCGccctctcagtctgtctctctctctgtctgtctctccctctctgtctgtctctccctccccctctctgtctctccctctctgtctgtctctccctctccgtctgtctctcgccctccctctctgtctctccctccctctctgtctgtctctccctctctgtctgtctctcgccctccctctctgtctgtctctccctctctgtctctcgccctccctctctgtccgtctctccctctctgtctgtctctccctctctgtctgtgccctccctccctctctgtctgtctctcgccctccctctctgtccgtctctccctctctgtctgtctctccctctctgtctgtctctcgccctccctctctgtctgtctctcgccctccctccctctctgactgtctctccctctctgtctgtctctctctctaggttcGATGAGGAGCTGGGCGTGGTGTACATGGCCGCCCGGCTGGCCGGTGGCTACACCGCCGTGAGGAGAGCCCTTAACGAGGTGACGAGGATCACCTCTGATCAGCGATTGGACAGAATCTCCCTCCAAAACCTTTTCTGATGCCAGAATCTTTTGTTTCCTCTGCTTTAAGATATTGGTCAGGGACCCTTCCTTCGCCCCTCAGTCTCTCTTGGATTTCGGCTCGGGGTTGGGCACAGCGGTCTGGTGAGTTGGAATTATAATGTTCGGTTtggtttaatatatatataattttttgcaTAATTATAATCTTTTATATTATATGTTAGCCATGTGAAACCCCCCTGATCTTGCCAGttcacattatttttattttaaatatcagTCTCGCCTCCAGAATGTTGAAAGCCTTTCCCAAATATGCTAATATGATTGGACCAATCTAGGAGAGAGTAACTACCTCCGAAGTGTTTATCCGAAATCAACTGAATAATGATAACAGAAAATGTAAAAGATGTTGTTTATGCTTGACCCCCGAACTGGCTTCGGCAAGAGCGTTGGTTAGTTATTTAATCTGACTGGCTGTTTGAGTTTAGCTTTATGAAAAATGTAAGGGTTCATAATATGTGGAAATCCGTTCGGGCCCGGCCAAGGCCCAAATGATTAAATGTAAGACGCAAACAGGAATATCTGGGTGGTCTCGCTACCAGCAGTATTCAGATTAATTGCAAAGAATGATACTAGCAAATATACTATCCAGTGTGTTTTACCAGTTGGTATTCGACATGAAGAAGGGGTTTCTGTTGTTTTACATTCTGTCTCTGTCCCAGGGCATCACACTCATGTTGGGGTGACACTTTGAaggagatggtgtgtgtggacAGCTCCGGGCCAATGAACGTTCTGGCAGAGCGGCTTCTCAAAGGTAGGGCTCCTCACCTGATCCACTTTCCCTCGCTGGCGCTTTGGTCCCTTCCTACTGTCCTATtgactgtgtttttgtttgtcgtTCAACAGATGACGACGAAAAAGCTGCGCCTCACATCAAGCAGGTGTATTTCAGACAGTTTCTCCCCGTGTCGCCGAAGGTAAGAACTTAATATCACTCGTTAAAAACAGCATGAGTTAATGTTTTAAGTCCAGTTGCTAGGAATTTTTTTGAACGGTTAAAGTGGAACTGTTATCTTTTTAAGGTAAACTGCTTCATAcgcgtgttttggtgtgtgaaGCAGTTACTTTGAAAATCTTTTAATAGTCTTTTAATAAAATGGTGGAGGGACTGAAGAAATTTAGAGTTAATGTCCCACACCAATGACAATTGTTTCCAAATCAAACCTATGAAGCAATTTGGTATTTTATATAGAAGGTAGCTGAGCGAGATGTGCCCACTTCAATTGAGCATTCAGTTGAGTAACAATGTTTGCCACAATGTTTTCTGTATATGGAGATGTCCTTTCTGCTACTAGGTGCAGTTTGACCTGGTGGTTGGAGCCTTCTCACTGTCTGAATTAGCCAGTCAGAAGGAGCGAGTAGAGACTCTGTTGACTCTGTGGAGGAAGACCAGCTCCTAtcttgtaagtgtgtgtgtgtgtgtgtgtgtgtgtgtgtgtgtgtgtgtgtgtgtgtgtgtgtgtgtgtgtgtgtgtgtgtgtgtgtgtgtgtgtgtgtgtgtgtgtgtgtgtgtgtgtgtgtgtgtgtgtgtgtgtgtgtcagacagtggtccatatatacacattgttatgACACTGGCATGTATATCAATTCAGAATTTAGTTTAAAACTCTGCCTACTGGCCAGAGTTTTGTCAAAAGGTTCAGTTTGAATACAGGTCACTCTGTGCTTCTGCTTGAAGGTCCTTTCGCTTTAACAACACGGAAATAGAAGTACTTTGCTTGTAGAAGATGACTTGTTGCTAATGAACATGTCCATGTTAAAAGGTGCTGGTTGAAAATGGGACCAAAGAGGGCCATCAGATCCTCATGGAAGCCAGAGACACCTTGCTAAAGGTATTTCTATCATTTGCCAAGATGCGATCCTGTGTGTATACATTGCAGTAAGACTGATTGTGGCCTTTGCACTGCTGGACACAGGCACAGGAACAGACGTCCTTGGACTCCAGAACAGCATCTGTGTTTGCTCCGGTATGTGATTTATTCTCATTCTACTCTGCATACAGTTTTGGGACTTGTGTAAACGTTCAGTTCGTTTTTGACATAAGAGTAGAGTTTATCTTTAAAATGATTTAATGTttgaaatgggggggggggatatatctGCAGTTCTGTTGAAAAATTCCCAAACTACTCTTAAGACacttgcaaaaaaaacattgatatgAGCAGATATAGATTCATTTCATGCCATATGACCTAATTTCCCCCAAACAGTGTCCCCATGAAATGACATGTCCCAAGCTGGCCCGCTTTCCCGCTGTGCCCTGCAACTTCCACCAACActtccaccctctccctctcccaggggTGAGTCACGCCCTCTTCACCGCCACACAGCTGTTAGCTGTAAATCACGGGCTTCGATATATGCTCATACTTGTGTGAACGTGTTTGTTCCTGTCCCTCCAGAGTCCGGTGCGTCAGACGGAGACCTTCAGTTACGTGATTCTGTCGCGGTCGGATCCGATAGAGGCAGCGGCTG is a genomic window of Gadus morhua chromosome 8, gadMor3.0, whole genome shotgun sequence containing:
- the mettl17 gene encoding methyltransferase-like protein 17, mitochondrial is translated as MASTTHVAIVICQKTSALRIICRRMSSAVHPQTQVDFLNGAPHRKHPGVTNLKTLRLPEQLQRAAQSIVLGAQIKGLSDRAQSLTQYLWSRKRPVEDLNLRKRAKSLEKLVLENAKERREAIDGDYVKMKVLSELKRTTYNWTPVRFDEELGVVYMAARLAGGYTAVRRALNEILVRDPSFAPQSLLDFGSGLGTAVWASHSCWGDTLKEMVCVDSSGPMNVLAERLLKDDDEKAAPHIKQVYFRQFLPVSPKVQFDLVVGAFSLSELASQKERVETLLTLWRKTSSYLVLVENGTKEGHQILMEARDTLLKAQEQTSLDSRTASVFAPCPHEMTCPKLARFPAVPCNFHQHFHPLPLPGSPVRQTETFSYVILSRSDPIEAAAGPRWARLVAPVLRRPRHVHCHTCSPDGQLHHTVVTRKKHGRDVYRCARSSDWGDQLPIIQQEEAGPLSDSE